The following nucleotide sequence is from Amia ocellicauda isolate fAmiCal2 chromosome 14, fAmiCal2.hap1, whole genome shotgun sequence.
ACATGCATAATATgtacattacatacatacagttcAAATACTCTACCAGTGACAATATCCTAAATGTATTCCAGCTTACTACtactgattataataataataatgatgaagatgatgaagatgatgtgTCTTGTGTGGATCGACCGTACCAGACCTTCGGCGTGCGGTTGCCGAGGTAACCTGTAATCCCGCCTCCTGTCAGGTCGGTAATCTGCCGGCGCGCTCCTGGCAACCGCGCCGCGATTGGCCAGCTCTCCGATCAATCATCATGACTCGCTGCCACTCATTGGTGACTGGCGGCGCCGTGAGCCAATAAAAGTCGAGCACGACGTCTGCCGATCTAATTGACGTCAGCACCAGCCAATAGACCTCCGGGAGCAGAGAATAATGTGAGCTATAAAAGGAATAATCCACTAGTATTGTACTGCAGCCGCCTAATGTAACAGGAGCGTTTTAaagtactgtactgttactacaggcCCTTaatggaacagcactattctactgcactgttactacagccccctattggaacagcactattgtactgcactgttactacagccccctattggaacagcactattctactgcactgttactacagccccctattggaacagcgctgttctactgcaccgttactacagccccctattggaacagcactattctactgtactgttactacagccccctattggaacagcgctattctactgcaccgttactacagccccctattggaacagccctattctactgcactgttactacagccccctattggaacagcgctattctactgcaccgttactacagccccctattggaaaaGCGCTATTCTacagcactgttactacagccccctattggaacagcgctattctactgcaccgttactacagccccctattggaacagccctattctactgcactgttactacagccccctattggaacagcgctattctactgcaccgttactacagccccctattggaacagcgctattctacagcaccgttactacagccccctattggaacagcgctattctactgcactgttactacagccccctattggaacagcgctattctacagcaccgttactacagccccctattggaacagcgctattctactgcaccgttactacagccccctattggaacagcgctattctactgcactgttactacagacccctattggaacagcactattctactgcactgttattaCAGCCCCTTATTGTAAGGCAACTGTTCCAATGCACTTCCATTAAAAGACCCCTATTGCAACATAAGCTTTGCCTTGTATTACAGCCCCCTATGGCAACAGGCCTCTATATCAGTGCTATGATGGTAGACCGTCAGCAGGGAGCTGAATTATGTATCAGGCTGTTATGAAAGTTTCAGACAAAGGGAGGCTGGGCAAGTCCAAGGTGGACGAATCACATCGCTCCACTGCCTCCCGCTCTGAATAAAACATGAGCGTCTCCTCATTGCAGCCCCAGCCCTGACATCATCAGCCAGACTGGACTTTAtgagtgtgtgtgcctgtgaaagtgtgtgcgtatgtgtgggCAAgttagagagagtgtgtgtgtgtgtgtttgtgtatctgtgtgcgcgtgagagagagagagtgtatgaCTGTATAAgaatgtatgcgtgtgtgtctgttgaTCAGTCTATATATCAGTTTATCTGCtaatctgtctgtctgccatttaaaatatatcccattTTATGAAATAGAGAACAAAATATATCTACCATATTGTAAGAAATCCAATGTGTAAGGATTACATAGCACCATGCTGACTCAATAAgatgtatattaaataatggTAAGAAAATAATCTAGAGAAACAGGTGGATCCCCAGACTCCGGGAAGGTTCATTTATAGATTGAGACTTTGaaagcagacaaaaaaaaagtccctatatgggaataattagaagaatcaatgaatatgcattaaatacTGATCAACATGCAAGTctaacagattatattggctactgaataatcaacaatatAGCTATAGTAGATAACTAACAACCTTTGGTACATTTCCACCTCAGCACTTCTGTAACCTTGTGGACGactctcagaaacaacaggaaggtttGTTATCAATAAAGCCATCTTTACCTCATTCTCTGAAAGTGGCGAGGCAGGGAAATCAGATGTATTGACAgctgagtgtctctgtctccgaAGTTCAATATAGTTTGCTGATCAATATTAGACATTCTCTAACACTATAGAATTGCCAGCGCTGGATTAACAGCCTGGAATCTCTGATTATTTCTTAGGCCTGTAGTGTATTCTGGAAGTCACCTGTAGGTGGCGCCCCCTGGTGCACCATCTGTCAAgaccagactggagccagtatTTTGAGggattcagagagagagagagagagagagagagagagagggggggggggtgagtaCAGTTTATGCTGACTGCTCATTGACCTTGCATTGAGcctcagagacagagacaggcaggacagacagagagaataagaaggagaaaaacagaaaaaaacacctgTTTTCTATAGATCTGTTATTGgcatgactctctctctctctctctctctctctctctctctttctctctgtctgtctctaagCCACCTaccccctcttctctctcaaTTCGATTGGATTCAGTTCAGTTCCATTCAGTTCCGTTTAGCTCGGTGTGTGTTATTAGTGTGACAGTGTTATTGGAGTCTTGTTCAGGCGTACAGTGCAGCTGGACAGTGAAAGCAGTGACGCACATTgagcacaatacagtacagtgcagcgCAGTACAGGACAGTACAATTGTAGTACAGACACGGGACAGTCCCtcagtgtgtgtggggctgcACCTGTTGAAGAGGGTGCAGTGTACAGGGTCTGCCACAAGGCAGCAGAAGAGCTCTGGACTGGAGGGGCTTCCCTCTCCCTGTTTCCTTCTTTCACCTGTCtgtcactctctttctctctctctctctctctctctctcacgcacacacacacacatcaactctgacacagtctctctctctctctctctcatgcacacacacacaaataaactctgacacagtccctctctctctctcacgcacacacatactctctctctctctcacgcacacacatacacacactgtcacgcacacacataaactctgacacagtctctctctcaagtaatcacacacacccatacactccctctctctctctctctctctctctctctctctctctctctcaaacacacacaatgcactgtaaacaaaaacagtagTATTGCAGTAGAGTATCACGGGGCTTAAGTGTCCtactgtacattttacattaaactGTGTGTTAACCATAACTAATCCAGTACACTGAATACCTTCTGACTCCTTTCTGACGCCTTTGCCCCAGTTTGGCTCATTGTGTCTAACGTCAACACAGCGAGGGCTGGCCAGGATTCCAACCTACAGTCTGGCAGAGTTGAAACAAGTGTCATATCCACTGTGACACCGTTCCACCCTGTGGCACTAGGGAAGACACCTGCATGTATTTTGGGATTTAGCCATTTCCGCACACTGTGAACCACACTGAATGAATTAACTTCCCAGTCCTGTACTCACCTGCACCAGGTTTGGAAAGACAGCTTGATATCTCATCATGCATGTACACCGTAGGTTACATGTTTACATTGGCAGTTGTGTTTACAAAGCCAGTTCCATCCCATGCAACTACACCCAGGCTGCAAATTCAGCACAATATGAAACCGGCACACCAGTCTGATCAATTCCCACAAAGGCCACCAAGCTGCCGACAATAGGTCTGgactgaaacaatgtatcaaaGCGATACGAAGCCTGTCTGACTCAAAAAGACACATattcatcaatcaatcaatcaatcaatcaatttatatttgtataacgcccttcgcagggtagccacagagggctttacagagtggtaaacatacaacagacatatagcaaaataaaagacaataaatacattaataaaatgaataaaaatagacctttaTCAGTTGAAATGAACTAAAACACAGCAAACcaacattaaaataacacacaGCAAATTTGTACATAGCAGtaaacaaaaatgcagttaTAAATCAGTTATCCTGACATCATCTTTCTACGTGTGCTAGCAGAACAGGGTTCTCAAATACCGGGAGCATGTTGTTGATCAATAGATTAGGATGATGAAACTTAAATAACAACGATGAGTTTGCAAAAGATACTGTCATATGGTGTTCTTTTCATAATATGGCAAGAGTCCAGGTACCTCCCAAAACACAACCTGTCCTGTTGACATTTCTGTCAACAGCCCAGGTACATTTTGACATAAGGAAGTTATTGTCTTAAAACATCACAGGAATTTAAACCTTGCACGCTAGTATTTCATTACCTTCCTTTCACAACTCTAATCGTGCAAACAGTTCCTAAACTGACAGTCAGCCAGTCCTGTATTCATTTCAGCACAatattttgctgacttttgatGTTGCCCACAGCTATATAAAGGTGGAGAACTACTGTCTATCTGTGATATAAAATTTGCAAAATACTGCTTCCTTATCAGACGATGGGCTTCTTAGAAATCTGAGCAAAGTAcagtaataaaaacataatgttgTGTTTTACTGTGAGGAATACAGTTTATATGAGGAGCTTCAGCTGTTGAAGAAATACAGTAGATTATAGCTGTGTGTGATATAAAATGTTAACAAGGCTGCTAAATGCTGCCTCCTTACCTGGCAATTGGCTTCTTAGAGATCTGAGCAatgtacagaaaaaacaaaaaaacatcacagtGTTTCACTATGAGGAATACAGTAATATACAGCATTTGTGTACAGTGTGAAATagtctcacactcacactgacacagcctgcggagagaaagaaagaaagggtcGGGGATGGGGAGTGCTTCATTGAAAGACTATGACAGAAGAAGGGAAAGTgaaggacagagagggagagggacaatGTCAGTGTCTATCAATCATTAATGTGGTCTGGACCAGAGTTCTTACACTGTCACCCACTGCACACatcctgtacacacacacacacacacacactctggctatagtccacacagtgctggtccctatactgtactatactatagtccacacagcactggctccagtctggcccctatactatactatactatactatactatactatactatactacagtccacacagcgctggggTGGGAGTTAACCCTTTCCTTCCAGTTTCTCTCACTTCTCAGGTTATGCACTGCAGCACCTATACTGCACCTACCTTTTTCTCGGTGTGCGATTACTGTATCTTCTCCTATGCCTACCCCACCCTTTAGCACTTGACCGAACTGAGCAGAATCATGTCTGCAGCCAGATCATTAGTACAGGGACTTGCGCTTATTGTATACAGTAGCTTACTGATTGCATTTACTGCACTTTTTCATGCGTTGAAAAaggtttcttgtgaaaactgtcaACTAATATGGGGGGTGGgtagtatttattaatttgcttgCTAATTCTTTTACTTTACAGACAAAAGTGTACTGGATTGAGAACTTGTGAGACCTGAAAAACTACACCcagcagagagaaagagaaagagaggggcgGGTATAGGGGGAGTGTGCTTTGATGCGAAGGAGGGGAATGGTCGAGGGGAGGCAGAGATGGATAAATATATgctattgagagagagagagagagagagtatagtAAGTTTTGCTCTGTTTGCTATTTCGTGTGGGACCAGCTATAACGCGCAGTGAGTCAATTATTATGATtctgatgatgatggtggtggtggtaattATTAGTAGTGGCAGTATTGTTGTGGTCTTTATTGTTTTCATACTGGGAGAGGAGTGTGCGGTGCAGACAGCGGGCTGTGTCGCGTCCTGTGCCCGGGGCTCGGGCGCTCTCTGCCCGCCTGGCTCAGCGCTCCTGGCTGCCCGCAGCTTTAACCCTGCAGGCATGGAGACGAGTGGCACCCTGTCAGGAAATGAGAAAGATAATGGGACTGAAGTAGGACCAGTGCGTGAGGTGCCTTTCAATAGCACGTCAGTTGAGAACAAGTTGGAAAGGCGTTTGCCACAGCGGGAGAGGTCCCCACCATGTCGTTTTGTCAGGGTTACCGTCTTTGCGGGTTTCACACATTGCTGTCAGTCTCCCAGTACGCCGCAAGGGGGCGCTCTTAGTGTGTCTGTATCATCTAACCCCCCTTCatctttctctctgtccctctatcACTGTTTACCCCTCCACCCCTCTTTTTGTCTCTCTCCACCGCTCCATTTCCATCTCTATTATTCACTCTGTTCCcccctctcaaattcaaattaaactcAGGTGAACTTCATTGGCATGCTTTATGGTGGTGCCAAAGCATTTATCATACAGACATAACCATACTTTTAAAATCGTTGAAGATgttgaacaataataataagattaactttatatatatatatatatatatatatatagagagagagagagagagagagagagagagcacttacCAAGCACAATTGCTGCACAATCAATACGAAAACAACAATAGTTAAAACAAGGATacacaaagaaatacattttaaaaaagaaaaaaagaacaagatGCAATCAGGAAAGCACATAAAAAATGTCAAACAATATAGCTAATGAAAATTGTCGAGGAGAACAAATGCAGTAGATAATACAACAATACAACAAGtagcaacgttgtgtgttagatGAGAACTTACAATAAAactatctttaaaaaatgttcaaTAACTGTTTCATAACATACATTTGGAAGTTCAAGTGTATAAAAATGAGTTTTGAGATGTGATTTAGAAACATGGACCGACTCAGAGGATCTAACGTTAAGAGGTAAAATGGGCCTTTAGGGCAAAAGAACAATCTCAGATTAGATTTCTTAAATTTCAACCTAGACTTTGGAACGGCTACAAATCCCTGGTCTGAAAATCTGAGTGGTCTTCTAATGTTATAGGGAATGTAGGAAGGCGCCAGACTATGCAATACTTTGTATATGATTGTAATATCttaaaataaaccagtgtaGAGAGGCTAGTACTGGGGTAATGTGTGAGCAAGAGCCGGGCCAATGTACGGTAATTTAAGCCTGAAAATGAGGTATTGCAGTAATCGAGAcgtgaagaaataaaaacattaataatgttcTCTGTATCTCCAAAATATTAAACAGATCAAACTTCAGCAATGTTTCAATAAGTGagtacaaataaaatcagtgtatATGTATTACAGCCTAGGTAATGACCTGGGTACTTTCACCAGCCAGTGTTGTGTGGAGTAGATGAGCGGGGAGATTAAACTATTTTAATGTGATGATCTGGGGGGTTTAATAGGAAAATGGGTTCATTGATTATCTTGGATATGGTTGTTAATGGTGTGTAGTGTGTCTTCTATGAtggttacatttgttttttgagaaataatggGGATTaaaatgtctctctctgtccctccctcctctctctctctctctctctcagggatgGAGTTGGTTCGTCCAGAGCTGTTTGATTTTCGGGGGGTGGCCATGACTAACTATTTCACTGACAACTTTGACAATGTGGAGAAATTCTCAGCCAAGCCCGATGACATTCTCATTGCCACCTACCCAAAAGCAGGTCAGTGtcagagagcagtgtgtgtgtgagagagagttagAGAGTTAGACTGTGagtgtaattaattaaattctctctctcaggcactACCTGGATGTCACACATGCTGGATCAGATCTATTTTGGGGAGAACCCTGAGACCCTGGCGTCCGAGCCTGTCTTTCACAGGGTGCCCTTCATGGAGATCTGTGCCCCTGGTATCATGACAGGTTGGTGCAGGTTGTGcaatgtgttgtgctgtgtcagtcaatctgtgtctgtactgcatgTATTCCCCCATCACTCTCTCTATCACTCTCAAATTCAAAGTGCTGTATTTGTGTGACCAGTGTACGTATTATGAAAACATTAGTGAcaaatcactctctctctctcaggtgtggaGCTGATAGAGAACATGACCTCATCTCCTCGCCTGATCAAGACTCACCTGCCGGTCCAGTTGGTGCCAAAGAGCTTCTGGGAGCAAAACTGCAGGGTAACATTAGACTGAGTCCAGTGTGCTGATAATTAGACTGAGTGGAGTGTGAGCACAGTGTGTGTAACTGATTGCAGtgtgtctgcagtgtgtgtatagtgtgtccACAGTATCAGCACAGTATGTCTGCAGTGTGTCTATCGTGGGTGCAGAGTTTAATGTCAATGCAAACTGAGTACAGTGTGGGTCAGTCAGtttatctctctccctcttcatcctctctctccctctctctctctaggtgATCTATGTTGCTCGTAATCCTAAGGACAATGCTGTGTCTTATTACCATTTTGACCGCATGAATAAACTGCAGCCGGAGCCAGGAAACTGGGAGAGCTTCCTAGAGAGATTCAAACAGGGACAGAGTGagtcacacagagagacagtgtatcagtcagtgtgtgtgtcagtcagtcagtgtgtctgtattcacctcatctctctctctctctctctctctctctctctgtcagtggtGTTTGGGTCCTGGTACCCTCATGTTAAAGGATGGTGGGAGCGCAAACAGACCAACCCCCGGATACTCTACCTCTTCTATGAGGATCTAAAGGAGGTGAGGCTGCTACCCCTTGCGgcgtactacagccccctattggaacagcactattctactgcaccgttactacagccccctattggaacagcactattctactgcactgttactacagccccctattggaacagcactattctactgcaccattactacagccccctattggaacagcgctattctactgcactgttactacagccccctattggaacagcactattctactgcactgttactacagccccctattggaacagcactattctactgcaccattactacagccccctattggaacagcgctattctactgcactgttactacagccccctattggaacagcactattctactgcaccattactacagccccctattggaacagcactattctactgcactgttactacagccccctattggaacagcactattctactgcaccattactacagccccctattggaacagcactattctactgcactgttactacagccccctattggaacagcactattctactgcactgttactacagccccctattggaacagcactattctactgcactgttactacagacccctattggaacagcactattctactgcactgttactacagccccctattggaacagcactattctactgcaccattactacagccccctattggaacagcactattctactgcactgttactacagacccctattggaacagtaTATACAGGACCTGTCATTCAGTCATTGTTCCTATActacctctttctctctctctctcagtgcagtgtcagtcagtcagtgtgtctatactacctctctctctctgcctgtgtctgtgttaGGACACTGATAGAGAGCTGGGCCGGCTGTGTGAGTTCCTGGGCGTGTCTCTGAGTGAGGAGTCCCGGCAGAGAGTGCTGAGAGCCGTCGGTTTCCAGAGCATGAGGGAAAACAACATGACCAACAGCTCCTCTGTGGACCCCAGAGTGCTGGACCAGAAGATCTCTCCATTCCTGAGGAAAGGTAGAgacaagagggagagagagagagagggagctgaGGCGAGAAGGGGATGgggcacactcacactctcacacactcacacacacaggcactcacacactcacacactcacacactcacgcactcacagacacacacacacacgcacatctcCTCACAGCCTGTCTAGTTAGACGTTGTTTCGCATCCCTGTATGGCATGACCTCATGGAAGCATATGTTGGATGTAAGTTCAGCTCTTGACCTGGAGCCTCAACAGAGAGAGCCCCACTTCCTGAGGCACTGCGGTCACCCGGCAAAACAAGCAGTCTGAGAGCCACATGGGAACACACGCTCTTATCACACTTGAAGCTCGTGGTAGACATGTTCGGATATTAGTGGTTGTGGGAAAACCTTTAAAAGTCTGCAACCGAACAAAGAAACAAGGGGGGGGACAAGTAAGAGTGGGAGAAGACACACCAGGCTGCCGgctcacactcatacacactgacCTACAAACCattaacccctctctctctctctgtttctctctctctctctgcagggatGGTTGCAGACTGGAAGAATCAATTCAGTGTTTCACAGAGTGAGGAGTTTGATGAAGACTACCAGAGGAAGATGAAGGACACCACACTGACCTTCAGGATGGAGATATAGACtttgtgtactgtactgtactgcattataccactatactgtactataaacTGCATTGTACTACAGctgagataaagagagagagagagagagggtgtctCTGTGCTGTAATGTACTGCATTATAGTAATATACCGTACTAAAGTGCATTCACAtagatttaatatttattttgaatatatgGTATTATATCAACACTCATGTTTTTACAGCACATTACTGCACTTTCTAAGAAACCCATCACCTGATAAGGAAGCAGCATTTTGCAGCCTAATTCAAATTTTAtatcacagacagacagtagtTCTCCACTTTATATAGCTGTGGGCAACATCAAAAGTCAGCAAAGTATTGTGCTGAAATGAATACTGTCTGGCTGACTGTCAATTTAGGAATTGTTTGCACGATTAGAGAGTTTCCACATCAAAGTCGAGTTTGATAGCTTTGGAGTGAGACATATCGACGGCAGCTTGGTGGCCTTAGTGGGAATTGTTCAGACTTGTCTGCTGGTTTAAGATTGTTTTGAATTTGCCGCCTGGGTGTAGTTGCGTGGGACGGAAATGGCTTTTCACAGTTTGTGAAAATGGCTAAATCCCAATGCTAGTGTCATTCGCTAGTACCACAGGGTGGAATGGTGTCTCAGTGGATATGACACTTGTTTCTGCTCTGTCGGATAGTAGATTGGAGTCCTGGCCAGCCCTCGCTGTGTTGACCAATAGATACTCCATGCTGAACTAGGGCACGGTCATTGCTGCCGAGGGGAGTGGGTGTCAGATGTGTGTCAGATTCACAAAGCACTCTAATAGCTCTAAGAAAACAGTAGCTTATCAGATTTAAAACTAGTGTACAGGAATAaagagggatttttttttacagtcatGTAATAGTTACAGTAACTTAGTGGCCACTCAGctgcagatttattttatattcattatTTACAGAGTAGTTACACGTCCACTGACAGGTCCCCTGTATGCTCTGTAATTTTCTCTTTCTTGATTTCATTCTTCCCTTTTTTGCCTGGCTTCCTTCCTCTCTTGTTGTCTTGCCAACTCTCTGTCTCCAGGAGTACTTGCGGAAATTAGAGAAAATGTTAAGAATGCATCCCATGGGGATGGGGGTGGGTAGTGGCTTAACTCGACTAAAACTGTACTTTTTATGGCACTTAGGAAtcttagaaagagagagagagattgttctTGCCCTAGATTTcacaatcagtcaatcaaataaatactttcTGTAATTAATCTTGTTCTGGTTAATTCCTACCCGCTGTGATGCACGTCTGGAAGTTATTGCACAGGTAGA
It contains:
- the LOC136767899 gene encoding cytosolic sulfotransferase 3 isoform X2, with amino-acid sequence MELVRPELFDFRGVAMTNYFTDNFDNVEKFSAKPDDILIATYPKAGTTWMSHMLDQIYFGENPETLASEPVFHRVPFMEICAPGIMTGVELIENMTSSPRLIKTHLPVQLVPKSFWEQNCRVIYVARNPKDNAVSYYHFDRMNKLQPEPGNWESFLERFKQGQMVFGSWYPHVKGWWERKQTNPRILYLFYEDLKEDTDRELGRLCEFLGVSLSEESRQRVLRAVGFQSMRENNMTNSSSVDPRVLDQKISPFLRKGMVADWKNQFSVSQSEEFDEDYQRKMKDTTLTFRMEI
- the LOC136767899 gene encoding cytosolic sulfotransferase 1 isoform X1, with translation MELVRPELFDFRGVAMTNYFTDNFDNVEKFSAKPDDILIATYPKAGTTWMSHMLDQIYFGENPETLASEPVFHRVPFMEICAPGIMTGVELIENMTSSPRLIKTHLPVQLVPKSFWEQNCRVIYVARNPKDNAVSYYHFDRMNKLQPEPGNWESFLERFKQGQSESHRETVYQSVCVSVSQCVCIHLISLSLSLSLSLSVVFGSWYPHVKGWWERKQTNPRILYLFYEDLKEDTDRELGRLCEFLGVSLSEESRQRVLRAVGFQSMRENNMTNSSSVDPRVLDQKISPFLRKGMVADWKNQFSVSQSEEFDEDYQRKMKDTTLTFRMEI